In Deinococcus psychrotolerans, the genomic window AACTTGCTTTGAAGCTGCCTGGCCGCACTGAGCGGACCAGCGGTGATCTCTGGTGTGGTGACTCCCAGCAGCCGCGCCGCTTCGCCGGGGTGCGGCGTCCAGATGACTTGGTCGTGGCCGTGTCCGGCGAGTTCGGGTTGCAGGGCGTCGGCGTCCACTACGGTGGGAATTGTCCAACTCAGCACCGTGCGGGCCACCTGCGCCGCATTTGGGCCGAGGCCCATCCCTACTGCCAGCGCGTCCGGCTTTACTTCGTTCTCTAGTGCACTCAGCTGGTCATCCATTTCGACCCGGTGAACCATCAGCTCCGGCGTGATCAGCGGCACATCGGCCCCGCTGTAGATGCTGACCAGCCCCGCGCCCACCCGCAGAGCGCCGAGCCCGGCCAGCGCGGGTGCGCCCACGGTGCCGGGGTGTCCGCCCACCATCCAGATGCGGCCCGCCGTGCCTTTGTGGGCGTCGGCAAAGCGCACTGGCAGCTTGGCGGCGATTTCAGCGTCAGTCAGGCGCAGGGCCACCGCTTCCCGCAAAACCCACTCCGGCGGTACCCGCAAGTCGGCCACACTCACCTCTCCGGCGGCGTGCGCGGCGGGGCCGTAGATCAGCGCGGGCTTGAGGCCGCCAAACGTCACGGTCTGCGCCGCCCTCACTGCCGCCTCTGGACGCTGAGCGTTGCTGGCGTCCAAGCCGGAGGGTAGGTCAATGCTCAGCACCTTGAGACCGCTTTGGTTGATGATCTCCACGAGTTCGCTGAGTTCTGGGCGCAGCGGCGGCACGAATCCGGTGCCGAGCAGGCCGTCCACCACCACCCCGCCGACCATCTGAGCGCCCGTCAGGACGCGGCGCAGGTTGGCTGCTGAGAGGGTCTGCGCCTCAACGCCAACCGCTGAGAGCCGCCGCTTGTTGAGCTGACTCAGCGGGTGCTTGGACGGTTGGGCCAGCACCGTCACTTCGCGCTCCAGTGCCAGCAAATGCCGCGCCGCCACCAAAGCGTCTCCGCCGTTGGCCCCGCTGCCTGCCAGCAGCAAGACGTGGCCCGCCGGAAAGTGGTGTTGAAGGTGGTCGGCCACCGCTCGCCCCGCCGTTTCCATTGCCAGATCCAGCAGCTCAGCGGCTTCTAAACGGGCGTCAAGCGCCTTGACACCTTCGGGAAGGAAAACCGCTTCAGCCATGCCTCAGTTTCGCGCCCAAGTTTTGGTGCGCGTGTGAGGAGAGCGTTTCGGCGTCTTTTTGTTCCCGCATTTTGTTGCCACAGGCCGCAAACGAGAAGCTGCTCTGCTCAGCGCCCTTTGAGGAAAAAGTAAAACACCAGCGCCGCGACCACCAAGCCGATAATCCGCAAATTGGCCGGAGTCAGCCACTTGGCATTCAGCCCTTTGTTGGCCGCGCTGCCGACGCTCAGG contains:
- a CDS encoding NAD(P)H-hydrate dehydratase gives rise to the protein MAEAVFLPEGVKALDARLEAAELLDLAMETAGRAVADHLQHHFPAGHVLLLAGSGANGGDALVAARHLLALEREVTVLAQPSKHPLSQLNKRRLSAVGVEAQTLSAANLRRVLTGAQMVGGVVVDGLLGTGFVPPLRPELSELVEIINQSGLKVLSIDLPSGLDASNAQRPEAAVRAAQTVTFGGLKPALIYGPAAHAAGEVSVADLRVPPEWVLREAVALRLTDAEIAAKLPVRFADAHKGTAGRIWMVGGHPGTVGAPALAGLGALRVGAGLVSIYSGADVPLITPELMVHRVEMDDQLSALENEVKPDALAVGMGLGPNAAQVARTVLSWTIPTVVDADALQPELAGHGHDQVIWTPHPGEAARLLGVTTPEITAGPLSAARQLQSKFGGVVVLKGGPSTLATGNGLFVSRGGHPGMASAGMGDTLSGILAGLLGQGLSAEDAALCGVRLHSKAGELAGAKHGYGLTATDVSGEVGAAWLALVRGA